The DNA sequence GCATTGAAGAGTGGGATGACATTGTAAATGAAGCTTGGGCGAAAGCTCAATCTAAATAATCGTCGCCAGACGTTAAATAGGAGCATCACACATGAGCGAAGAACAGATTCAGAATCAGGACAACAACGGCAACGCTACCGACAACAGCGAGAAGATGATTCCCAAGTCCAGATTCGATCAAGTGAACACAGCCAAGAAGCAGGCAGAAGAAACCCTTCAATCACTGGTTGAGGAACTGAAAGAGGACATCCCCGAAAAGTTTAGGGAACTTGTCCCGAATCTTCCCCCTGCCGATCAGGTGAAGTGGATTCGTACTGCCAGCAAGGCGGGCATGTTCACTGAAAAAGCGGAGCCGAATGGCCCCGACTCGAAAAGGCCGGGAGGCAAGCCAAGCGTGGACTTCTCCACCATGTCTCCAATGGAACAAATCACACTCGGCCTGAATCAGGCCGCCGAAAGGAAATAACAAATGGCTACCATGACTCTTGTTGAATCGCTGAAATACTACCAGAACCCTTTGCAGCGCGGGATTGTCCAGCTTTTCCCCGCCAACTCTGCAATTCTTCAGTATCTTCCCTTCCGTAGTATCGACGGCAACAGCTACAGCTACAACCTGGAAGATACCCCCCCGAATGTGGGATTCCGTGCGATTAACGCCGAATATACGGCAGACCAGGGAGTAATCAACCCTCAGTCTGAAGCCCTCAAGATTGGCGGTGGTCTTATCAAGATCGACCGCGCTCTTCTGGCTATGCAGTCCAGCAACGGCACTGACATTCTGGCTGAACAGACCGCCATGAAGGTGCGGGCTATGTCTCGCCGCTTTGAGAAGGCGTTTATCAAGGGAGATGCTACCGGAACCCCCGAAGAGTTCGACGGCCTCGAACTGCGCGTTGCTGGTGATCAGCTTATGACCGCTGGCACTGCGGCGGGTGGTGCTGCTCTGACTCTCGCCATGCTGGACGAATTGATTGACCGCCTCGATTTTGCCCCCACTGTCCTCCTGATGAACAAAACCATGCGCCGCAAGGTCAACTCCCTCATGCGTGCGGCTGGTCAGGCTACCGAAACCGTCTCTGGTGTCTTCGGCCAGCAAATCCCGGCTTACGCGGGCGTGCCGATTGGCATCGTGGGCAAGGACAACACCGGGGCGGAAATCCTCGCTTTCGATGAGAAGGACGGCCAGGCCGTACCCGCTGCCGCTTCTTGCACTAGCATCTATGCCCTTTCGATGGGTGGGGAAGGCGTGTGCGGTATCCAGAATGGCTCCATGAACGTGGATGACCAGGGCAATTCCGAGATTTGGCGTAAGATTCTGGTGGAGTGGTACTGCGGCCTGACTATCCAGCACGGCCACTCTGTTGCCCGTCTGAAGGCCATCAAGAACGCCTAACTTCTGAACTCAAGTGCAAAAGTGGGGGGAGTCGGGATTCCTCCCACACTGCACTTCTTAGGATTTCAATATGTTTGAAGGGAAGAAGCGCACTCCACTAGAGGCCATGAAGGCATTTTGCCATTGGTGTATGTCTGGCACTGCACACGATTGCAACTCAGTCGAGTGCGCCTTGTTCCCTTACAAGGGGGGAGAAATCCCCCCCAAAGCTTCCCGCAATCTACTGAAGCAAATCAAAGCCCGTTGCCTGGACTGTATGCCCAATGGGGCTGAATCCTGTGACGCCTTCGAGCCTTACGAATTTCATAAGCCTTGCCCCCTCTGGCCGTACCGTTTGGGGAAGTCGCCCAATGTCTCTGAAGCAACCAGACAGAAGCGGTCAGAGCAGGCCAAAAAACAGGGCTTAGGCAAAGCACAGGACGGCAAAAACGGGGCAAATCTCGCATCCTAATTCAAAAGACGTACTTCGCTGAGACATGGGGTGCTTGAGTCTTCCATGTGCCATTTTCGCTAGCCCCTGCGGTTCTCCCTCCTCCTCCCGCATAAAATGGTGGACTCCGGTACGGTGATGCCGAAAACGAAGGGTGTCCTAGTAGTGGACGCCCTTTTCACCAATAACTTTCAACCAGAATGGGGGATGTATGATTTCAAAATCACAAGTTGACTCTGCCGTAACTGCACTGATGAATGATTGTCAATTTGCTCTTCAAGAAGCGACCTTCAAGCGTGTGGAGTCTTCCGACTATGACCCTGAAACAGGGGAAGTAACGGTTGTTGAGAAGTCATTTACTGCAAGCGTAATTTCCAGACGCTACAAGTCAAGTCAGGTAGACAACACAAATATTCTCTTTGACGATCTGAGACTGCTTACAAAATCTAGCTGGTGTGACTTCAAGCCGAAAAAAACTGATACTTTGGTACTTGACAATCGCGTTTACAGCATTATTTCTGTTAGAAGTGATGCGTTCGAGTCTTCGTATGCCATTCAGGTACGCGGATGAACACCGAAGACAAATACATCATCCTAGAACACGCGATTGAGGGATATTCTGGCACGGTGCTTGCTAGTATAAATGATAAAGTAGACAAACTGCTACCCGTCATCCTTGCTTATCTCAGCATCTACGCCGATAAGTACCAAAAAGCCCCGATTTTACAGCGTCAAGCGGTCATAGCCGATTACAAAAACGTAACCGGAAGTGCAATTTCTGTAACCTATGACCGCATACAACAGCAGCTTGTGCAGTCTGGTGCATCAATAGTTGGAGTCTTACCCCCGATCTTTGAAGCTTTTGATCTTAAGTTCAAGAGTATCCCCGCCTTTCAGGCTGGTGGAATGGTAATTGACGGGAAGAATCTGACCGAATGGGTTGGGGGGTTGGGGGATTCTCTGAAGTCCCGCCTCGCTGAGAAGATTAAAGTTGATTCCAAGTCAACTTTAAATGCTGCCCGTGAGTCCCTGAACTTGGGGAAGCCTGGGCTTGATGCCATAACGGGAACTTCTATCAGGTATGACAGACAGGCTTTCGAGCTTGCACTGATCGAAGCCAACCCCCAGACAATGCCCCAGACTCTTACGTTCATTGCCATACTGGATAGCCGGACTAGCCGAATCTGTAGGAGCCTTCACGGGAAGACCTACCCGGCGAACTCCCCCAATCTTCCTGTCCCGCCCTTGCATCCACGTTGCCGTTCTCGGTTGGTCCCATATGTCTCGCCAACCCAAGTTCAGACTTATCGGGAGTGGCTTGAACGGATGCAGGCGGCGGGGCGGGTTGACCTTCTCAAAGCAATACTAGGCCCCCGCTATGATCTATTCGCTTCAGGTAAGTACACGCCTGACGGGATGGAGATGGCAACTAAACTCAATACGGCTGAAGATGTAGCCGACTTCGTAAAGGAATATGCAAAATGATTGTTTTCCCTACTGTAGGATTTAATTCATATATTGATGTTGACTATGCCGATGAGTATTTCACCACTAGGATTCGTGGGGATGCTTGGTTTGCCTTGGATGATGACCAGAAAGAGATTGCATTGATATCAGCATATAGAAAGCTCTGCCTGTTGTCTCTCTCTGTAGAGCTAAATTCGTATGACTTTCTAGCCAGCATATCACAAGCACAATGTGAGCAGGCGTTGTATGAAGTAAAGAATGACCTTGACCAATCTGCAACGAATATCTCTAAAGTCGATCTTGACGGGGTTTCTATTGATTGGAAATCAAGTCAAGTGAAGCAATATAGTGAAATGGCAATGGCGTTGTTGTCTGGGTATTTAACCATTAGGACCGTGAAAAGGAGTCGATGATTTATGAGCATGTGTAATCAATGCGACCTGAAGAAGACTAAGGATTGTGGAAGAACGCAACTGCCTAGCGGCGAGTATGCCGTCTGTTTTCCTATGAAGCAGATTCTTAGCGGTGAAACAAGTGGACAGGATATTAGGAACAGCAAGGGAGAGACTGTCTATTGTAAGAACAGAAGCGATAAAGAAATCAGTTTTTCTAGCTTTGGTGATGAAACATATATGAAAGACATGGTTGAACAAATGGATGAGGAAGAGTTCAAAGACAGGTGGGAAGAGCTTAGGGCAGAAGCC is a window from the Fundidesulfovibrio putealis DSM 16056 genome containing:
- a CDS encoding major capsid protein, with protein sequence MATMTLVESLKYYQNPLQRGIVQLFPANSAILQYLPFRSIDGNSYSYNLEDTPPNVGFRAINAEYTADQGVINPQSEALKIGGGLIKIDRALLAMQSSNGTDILAEQTAMKVRAMSRRFEKAFIKGDATGTPEEFDGLELRVAGDQLMTAGTAAGGAALTLAMLDELIDRLDFAPTVLLMNKTMRRKVNSLMRAAGQATETVSGVFGQQIPAYAGVPIGIVGKDNTGAEILAFDEKDGQAVPAAASCTSIYALSMGGEGVCGIQNGSMNVDDQGNSEIWRKILVEWYCGLTIQHGHSVARLKAIKNA
- a CDS encoding minor capsid protein, whose amino-acid sequence is MNTEDKYIILEHAIEGYSGTVLASINDKVDKLLPVILAYLSIYADKYQKAPILQRQAVIADYKNVTGSAISVTYDRIQQQLVQSGASIVGVLPPIFEAFDLKFKSIPAFQAGGMVIDGKNLTEWVGGLGDSLKSRLAEKIKVDSKSTLNAARESLNLGKPGLDAITGTSIRYDRQAFELALIEANPQTMPQTLTFIAILDSRTSRICRSLHGKTYPANSPNLPVPPLHPRCRSRLVPYVSPTQVQTYREWLERMQAAGRVDLLKAILGPRYDLFASGKYTPDGMEMATKLNTAEDVADFVKEYAK